A stretch of Oreochromis aureus strain Israel breed Guangdong linkage group 11, ZZ_aureus, whole genome shotgun sequence DNA encodes these proteins:
- the rps19 gene encoding 40S ribosomal protein S19, whose amino-acid sequence MGWKPRSTLFPLLSTSKMPGVTVKDVNQQEFVRALAAFLKKSGKLKVPDWVDLVKLGKHKELAPSDENWFYIRAASTVRHLYLRGGAGVGSMTKIYGSRKRNGVCPAHYSVGSKNVARKVLQALELLKMIEKDPNGGRRLTSQGTRDLDRIAGQVAAANKKSV is encoded by the exons ATGGGTTGGAAACCCCGTTCCACCCTCTTCCCTTTGCTGTCCACAAGCAAG ATGCCAGGTGTCACAGTGAAAGACGTTAACCAGCAGGAGTTTGTCCGTGCCCTGGCGGCCTTCCTGAAGAA GTCAGGAAAACTGAAGGTGCCTGACTGGGTGGACCTTGTCAAGCTGGGTAAGCACAAGGAGCTGGCCCCCAGTGATGAGAACTGGTTCTACATCAGAGCTG CATCCACTGTTCGCCACCTTTACCTCCGTGGTGGTGCTGGTGTTGGCTCCATGACCAAGATCTATGGCAGTCGCAAGAGGAACGGTGTGTGCCCTGCCCACTACAGTGTTGGATCAAAGAACGTGGCTCGCAAGGTGCTGCAGGCTCTTGAGTTGCTCAAGATGATTGAGAAGGATCCCAATGG tggTCGCAGACTGACTTCCCAGGGAACCAGAGATCTGGACAGAATTGCTGGCCAG